A genomic window from Terrisporobacter glycolicus ATCC 14880 = DSM 1288 includes:
- a CDS encoding aminopeptidase, which yields MDFNTNLEKYAELAIKVGVNIQPNQTLLIRTPIECADFVRLAVKCAYKNGAKNVFVEWSDEECSLSRYLYAPDDVFNEFPRWVSDQYVDIAKEGGAFLSIHAANPDLLKDVDPERIANYQKSSGIALKEWRSYTLTDKCKWSIVSVPTKAWAHKIFPDISEQEAIDKLWDLIFKCTRVDNEDPVAAWHEHNNNLKEKTDFLNEKNFKTLKYKSAKTDLTIGLPENHTWESGASVDPTGVNFNPNMPTEEIFTLPHKYEVNGVVHSSKPLVYGGNVIDDFSLTLKDGKIVECSAAEGEETLKNLIATDEGSHYLGEVALVPYSSPISDTNIVFYNTLYDENASCHLALGSAYATCIKGGADLPKEEYDKYGINDSLTHVDFMIGSADLDIVGETHDGQTIQIFKNGNWAF from the coding sequence ATGGATTTTAATACAAATTTAGAAAAATATGCTGAATTAGCAATTAAAGTTGGTGTAAACATTCAACCAAACCAAACTCTACTTATTAGAACTCCAATTGAGTGTGCAGATTTTGTAAGACTTGCAGTTAAGTGCGCTTATAAAAACGGTGCTAAAAATGTATTTGTTGAGTGGTCAGATGAAGAATGTTCTTTATCAAGATACTTATATGCACCAGATGATGTATTCAATGAGTTTCCTAGATGGGTATCAGATCAATACGTTGATATAGCTAAAGAGGGAGGCGCTTTTTTAAGTATTCATGCTGCAAATCCTGATTTACTTAAAGATGTGGATCCTGAAAGAATAGCAAACTATCAAAAATCCTCTGGGATAGCATTAAAAGAATGGAGATCTTATACATTAACTGACAAGTGTAAGTGGAGTATAGTTTCTGTTCCGACTAAAGCTTGGGCTCATAAAATCTTCCCAGACATATCAGAACAAGAAGCTATTGATAAACTTTGGGATTTAATATTCAAATGTACAAGAGTCGATAACGAAGATCCTGTTGCTGCTTGGCATGAACATAACAATAACTTAAAAGAAAAAACTGATTTCTTAAATGAAAAGAACTTTAAGACATTAAAATATAAATCAGCTAAAACAGATTTAACTATTGGCTTACCAGAAAATCATACTTGGGAAAGTGGCGCTTCTGTAGACCCTACTGGTGTTAATTTTAATCCAAATATGCCAACAGAAGAAATTTTCACTCTTCCTCATAAATATGAAGTTAACGGTGTTGTACATAGTTCTAAACCTTTAGTTTATGGTGGAAATGTTATAGATGATTTTTCTTTAACACTTAAAGATGGAAAAATTGTAGAATGCTCTGCTGCTGAAGGAGAAGAAACATTAAAGAATCTTATTGCAACAGACGAAGGTTCTCACTATCTAGGTGAAGTTGCTTTAGTTCCTTATTCATCTCCTATATCAGATACTAACATAGTATTCTACAACACATTATATGATGAAAATGCATCTTGTCACTTAGCTCTTGGTTCAGCTTATGCTACTTGTATAAAAGGTGGTGCTGATTTACCAAAAGAAGAGTATGACAAATATGGTATAAATGATAGTTTAACTCATGTTGATTTTATGATTGGTTCTGCTGACCTAGACATAGTTGGAGAAACTCATGATGGTCAAACTATACAAATTTTCAAAAACGGAAATTGGGCATTTTAA
- a CDS encoding homocysteine S-methyltransferase family protein produces the protein MVVEIKEYLKNNLLIFDGAMGTMLQREGLPIGDNPEIFGLKNPDKLLKIHKKYLDAGCNVLTTNTFGCNELKVTKLRYTVEEIINNAITIAKQAIDESDKSKPRFVALDIGPIGEMLEPMGTLSFDRAYEIFKRQVVQGEKSGADLIIIETMMDLYEAKVAVLAAKENTNLPVICTMTFDENGRSFTGCLPEAMVATIEGLGVDALGVNCSLGPKQLLPIVKIITELANVPVIVQANAGLPVIENSQTVYKMTAKEFFQGAKEFVDLGVSIIGGCCGTNETFIKEICDNIDKLQKKEPKRRESTIVCSAVKYVDVQGPTIVGERLNPTGRQPLIDAYTNGNNDYVINLALEQSKEGSEILNVNVGVPELDEEKAMKRVIKGIQEVVDIPLQIDSSNIDALEAGLRYYNGRTIVNSVNGKEKSLETILPLVKKYGACVVGLTLDEDGIPSTAEDRFNVAKKIVERAEEYGIRRKDIFIDCLSLTVSAQQDEAMETIKAIKMVKEKLGCKTILGVSNISFGIPNRHGLNNTYLNLALGSGLDLPIINTEDRVMVESVYAYKVISNMDKGCLQYIEKFRDVSKESKQKESKKHDNLTLEDAIERGLKEEAKDLTLKILSSKDEHYVLDQVLIPALDVVGSKYDKGELFLPQMIQSAETVKVALNIIKERLSKSNNTSSKGKIIVATVQGDIHDIGKNIVKIMLENYGYEVIDLGKDVPIEEVVKRAKEEKIELIGLSALMTTTVENMKKTISELKENQINAKVFVGGAVVTEEYAQKINADYYSKDAKSAVEIAKINFNNKI, from the coding sequence ATTTAGACGCTGGTTGTAATGTATTGACTACAAATACATTTGGATGTAATGAATTAAAAGTTACTAAGCTAAGATATACTGTAGAAGAAATAATTAATAATGCCATTACAATAGCTAAACAAGCAATAGATGAAAGTGACAAAAGTAAGCCTAGATTTGTGGCACTAGATATTGGACCAATAGGAGAAATGTTAGAACCTATGGGAACTTTATCTTTTGATAGAGCTTATGAAATATTTAAAAGACAAGTTGTACAAGGGGAAAAAAGTGGTGCAGATTTAATTATAATAGAAACAATGATGGATCTTTATGAGGCAAAAGTAGCAGTTCTTGCTGCGAAAGAGAATACAAATTTACCTGTTATATGTACTATGACATTTGATGAAAATGGAAGAAGTTTCACAGGATGCTTACCTGAGGCTATGGTTGCTACCATAGAAGGACTAGGAGTAGATGCCCTTGGTGTTAACTGTTCTCTTGGACCTAAACAGCTTCTGCCAATAGTAAAAATAATTACAGAGTTAGCAAATGTTCCAGTAATTGTTCAAGCTAATGCAGGTTTACCTGTAATTGAAAATAGCCAAACTGTATATAAAATGACTGCAAAAGAATTTTTCCAAGGAGCAAAAGAATTTGTTGATTTAGGAGTATCTATTATAGGTGGGTGCTGTGGAACTAATGAAACATTTATTAAGGAAATTTGTGATAATATAGATAAGTTACAAAAAAAAGAACCCAAAAGAAGAGAATCTACAATTGTATGCTCTGCTGTAAAATATGTAGATGTACAAGGGCCAACTATAGTTGGAGAAAGATTAAATCCAACAGGAAGACAGCCTCTAATAGATGCATATACTAATGGAAATAATGACTATGTAATAAATTTAGCTCTAGAACAAAGTAAAGAAGGATCAGAAATTCTAAATGTTAATGTGGGAGTACCAGAATTAGATGAAGAAAAAGCCATGAAAAGAGTAATAAAAGGTATACAAGAAGTTGTAGATATTCCTTTACAGATTGATTCCTCCAATATAGATGCTCTAGAGGCAGGCCTTAGATATTACAATGGAAGAACAATAGTAAACTCTGTTAATGGTAAAGAAAAGTCTTTAGAAACTATATTACCTCTTGTGAAAAAATATGGAGCATGTGTAGTAGGATTAACTTTAGACGAAGATGGAATACCGAGTACAGCTGAAGATAGATTTAATGTTGCTAAAAAAATAGTTGAAAGAGCAGAGGAATATGGAATAAGAAGAAAAGATATTTTCATAGATTGTCTTTCTCTTACTGTATCTGCTCAACAAGATGAAGCCATGGAAACAATTAAAGCAATAAAAATGGTAAAAGAGAAGCTAGGTTGCAAGACAATATTAGGTGTTTCAAATATATCTTTTGGTATACCTAATAGGCACGGACTAAATAATACTTATTTAAATTTAGCATTAGGGTCAGGTTTAGATTTACCTATAATAAATACAGAAGATAGAGTAATGGTGGAATCTGTATATGCTTATAAAGTAATAAGCAATATGGATAAAGGTTGTTTACAATATATTGAAAAATTTAGAGATGTTTCTAAAGAGAGTAAACAGAAAGAAAGTAAAAAACATGATAATTTAACTTTAGAAGATGCTATAGAAAGAGGTTTAAAAGAAGAAGCAAAGGATTTGACTCTAAAAATTTTAAGTTCCAAAGATGAGCATTATGTTTTAGACCAAGTGCTAATTCCAGCGTTAGATGTTGTAGGATCTAAGTATGATAAAGGAGAACTGTTTTTACCACAGATGATACAATCAGCGGAAACAGTAAAGGTTGCTTTAAATATTATAAAAGAGAGATTAAGCAAAAGTAATAATACATCTTCAAAAGGAAAAATAATAGTTGCTACTGTTCAAGGAGATATTCATGATATAGGAAAAAATATAGTTAAAATAATGCTTGAGAATTATGGTTATGAAGTTATTGACCTAGGAAAAGATGTTCCAATAGAAGAGGTTGTAAAAAGAGCTAAAGAGGAAAAAATTGAACTTATAGGACTTAGTGCTTTAATGACTACTACTGTAGAAAATATGAAAAAAACAATATCAGAATTAAAAGAAAATCAAATTAATGCAAAAGTATTCGTAGGTGGTGCAGTAGTTACTGAAGAATATGCACAAAAGATAAATGCAGATTATTATTCTAAAGATGCAAAATCTGCAGTAGAGATTGCTAAAATAAATTTTAACAACAAAATATAA